In Campylobacter concisus, the genomic window TAAATAGGCAAAATCCATTTTATGAAATTTTTGATCAAATTTTAGAAATTTGCGCTAAATATGACGTCTCGCTCTCGCTTGGCGACGGACTTCGCCCAGGCTGCCTTTATGACGCGACAGATGAGGCACAGCTTAGCGAGCTAAAGGTGCTTGGAGAGCTTACACTTCGTGCATGGCAAAAAGATGTGCAGGTGATGATAGAGGGCCCTGGTCATGTGCCATTAAGTCAAATTGAGTATAATATGAAAATCGAACAAGAGCTCTGCCATGACGCCCCATTTTACGTGCTTGGACCGCTTGTCTCAGACATCGGCGCAGGATACGATCACATAACCTCAGCGATTGGTGGTACGATGGCAGCATATCACGGCGCTAGCATGCTTTGCTACGTGACGCAAAAAGAGCACCTTGGTTTGCCAAATGAAAATGACGTAAGAGAGGGCATCGTAGCTCACAAGATAGCAGCTCATGCCGCAGACGTCGCACTTGGCAAGGCAGGAGCTATCGAAAAAGACCATGCGATGAGTGACGCGAGGTATGCATTTGACTGGAACAAGCAGTTTGAGCTTAGCTTTGATCCAAAAAAGGCTAGAGAGCTTCACGATGAGAGCTTGCCAGAAGATGCGTTTAAGAGCGCTCATTTTTGTTCGATGTGCGGACCAAAATTTTGTGCATATAAAATTTCAAAAGATCTAGAAAAAGGAGAAAAATGTTAAATAAAGAAGAGGTCTTAAATAGGCTAAGAGGCGTCATATATCCGGGATTTGAGAAGGATATAGTTAGCTTTGGCTTTGTAAAAAACGTAGAAATCGGCGAGAAAATCTTAATCGAAGTCGAGATCGTTAGCTCAAATCCTGATGTGGCAAACGAGCTAAAAACGGATATCAAACGTGTCATGGGCTCAAACGAGTACGTGCTAAATTTGATCCAGCCAAAGATACCTGAGGAGAAAAGTAACACTCAAAGTGGCAAAAATATCGCGCCACAAGTTAAAAATTTCGTAATGGTAAGCTCTGGCAAAGGCGGCGTTGGTAAATCAACCACGACGCTAAATTTAGCCATCTCAATGGCAAAACTAGGCAAAAAAGTGGGCATCTTAGACGCTGACATCTACGGACCAAACATCCCAAGGATGCTTGGCGAAGTAAATACCCAGCCACAAGTCGTTGGCAACAAGCTAAAGCCGATACTTAGCCATGGCGTGGAGATGATGAGTATGGGCGTTTTGATGGAAGAGGGCATGAGCCTTATCTGGCGTGGCTCGATGATAATGAAAGCGATCGAGCAGCTACTAAAAGACGTGCTTTGGAGCGAGCTTGATGTATTGTTTCTTGACATGCCTCCAGGAACGGGTGACGCACAGCTAACTCTAGCTCAAAGCGTACCAGTAACTGCAGGTGTCTGCGTCACAACGCCTCAAGTGGTAGCGCTTGACGATAGCAAGCGTGCACTTGATATGTTTGAGAAACTTCACATCCCAATCGCAGGTGTGATTGAAAATATGAGTGGCTTTATCTGCCCTGATAACGGCAAAGAGTATGACATCTTTGGCAAAGGTACGACTGAAGAGGTAGCAAAAGCTTACAATACGCAAATTTTAGCTGAAATCCCTATCGAGCCAGCTGTGCGTGTGGGTGGTGATAGTGGCAAGCCAGTGAGCTTTTATGAGCCAAACTCAGTCACTGCAAAACGCTACGAGAGTGCAGCTGCTAGACTTTGGGAGATAATAGAAAATATAAATAACGGTGGTGGGGCCGATAACTCAGCGATCCAGCCAGTAAATGACGGCAAGAGTGCTTGCTCGAAGTAAAATTTACAAAAGATAAAATTTATAGCAAATTTTAAAATTTGCCAGTTTGAAGTTGGCTACCAAAATTTAGCCTTGCTTGATGCTTGGCTTAAATTTTGGAGCCAAAATGCACTTCAAATCAAAAATTTAAATTTAACAGGAGAAAACATGAAAGCGATCGTAACCGTAGTCGGAAAGGATAGAGTCGGCATCGTTGCTGGCGTCTCAGCAAAGCTTAGCGAGCTAGGGCTAAATATAGATGATATCTCACAGACTATTTTAGATGAGTTTTTTACGATGATGGCAGTGGTTTCAAGTGATGAAAATAAAGACTTTACGGCTTTAAGAGCAGAACTTAACGAGCTTGGAGAGAGCCTAAAAGTAAAGATAAATATCCAAAGTTCCGCTATCTTTGATGCGATGCATACAATCTAAGGAAAAACAATGGACATCAAAAACGTAACCGAAACGATCTCGATGATCGAAGAGCAAAATTTTGACATCAGAACGATCACGATGGGCATTAGTTTGCTTGACTGCATCGATCCTGACATCAACAAAGCTTGTGACAAAATTTACGCAAAAATCACCACTAAAGCCAAAGACCTAGTCAAAGTGGGCAATGAAATTTCTGCTGAGCTAGGCATACCAATCGTCAATAAAAGAGTGAGCGTGACGCCTATCTCGATAATTGGCGCCGCAACGGATGCAAAAGACTACGTGATGATCGCAAAGACGCTTGATAGAGCGGCTATTGAGGTTGGTATTGATTTTATAGGTGGTTTTTCAGCTTTAGTTCAAAAGGGATATCAAAAGGGCGATGAAATTTTGATAAATTCTATCCCACAAGCACTTTCCCAGACTTCAAAAGTATGTGCAAGTGTCAATGTCGGCTCAACGAAAACTGGCATAAATATGAGCGCGGTACGTGATATGGGACGCATTATAAAAGAGACGGCGGCAGCATCTCGGATGGGTTGTGCTAAGCTTGTCGTCTTTGCAAACGCAGTCGAAGACAATCCTTTCATGGCCGGTGCATTTCATGGCGTGGGTGAGGCTGATGTGGTGATAAATGTGGGCGTTTCTGGTCCAGGCGTAGTAAAAAGAGCTCTTGAAAAGGTGCGTGGCGAGAGTTTTGACGTAGTGGCTGAGACAGTGAAAAAGACGGCGTTTAAGATCACGCGTATCGGCCAGCTCGTGGGCCAGATGGCGAGCGAGCGCCTTGGGGTTAAATTTGGTATCGTAGATCTCTCTCTTGCTCCAACACCAGCCGTTGGAGACTCGGTAGCTCGCGTGCTTGAGGAGATGGGGCTTGAGGCTGTTGGTACGCATGGCACGACTGCGGCACTTGCTTTGCTAAATGACGCGGTCAAAAAAGGTGGCGTCATGGCGTGCAATCAAGTTGGCGGCTTAAGCGGTGCATTTATCCCGGTCTCAGAAGATGAGGGCATGATAGCTGCGGTGCGCGCGGGATCGCTAAATTTAGAAAAGCTTGAAGCGATGACGGCGATATGCTCTGTGGGACTTGATATGATCGCCATACCTGCGGATGCTCCAAGTGAAAGCATAGCTGCGATGATCGCTGATGAGGCGGCTATCGGTGTTATAAATCAAAAAACAACGGCCGTTCGTATCATACCTCTAGGCCATGAGGGCGATATGATCGAGTTTGGCGGCCTTTTAGGAAGAGCGCCTGTGATGAAGATAAATAAGGCCTCAAGTGCCGACTTCATCGCTCGTGGTGGACAAATTCCAGCTCCAATTCATAGTTTTAAAAACTAATCTTCGAAGTCCGCTTTAAATTTGCGGACTTTTTCTTAAATTTATCCTAGTCTTTTCAACTGCTTTTAGTTAAAATAATAAAAATTTTAAGCCAAGGAACTAAAATGAAAATTTTATCACTGCTTACGGCGCTACTTTTTGGAGCGGTATGTGGCTTTGCAAATGATGGCAAAGTAAGAAGTATCGACATCTACGTCACGCCATACTACTCAGCAAATGCTGGCAAGGTGGAGTACGTAAAGGTCTATGATAAGATAGATGAGCTTTTAAAAAGTGGCAAAGAAGAGGACTTTAAAAAAGGCTGAAAAGATCGTGCAAGACGCCCCACAAATGGTCTCTCCGATAACTCTTTTTGTTCTTTCAGCTCGCGCATACGATCTTGGACTTCGCGATGATGCGGTATTTTGGTTTTATGCGGCAAAAAACCGCGCGATCTTGCTAAGAGGCGTTATAGACATGGAGGGCGAGAAATTTACTGACGTGGTGGCTGCGATAGGGGCGTTTATGAAGCTTGTTGGCGACGTGGTCAATCCTTATGCATTTTGCGATATCAAAAAGCAACAAGATATCGCTGATAAAGCGCTTGAATGGACTAAGAAAAATGCCTATGAAGCGATGTTCTCGCCAGAATTTAGCTCGCCTCACGAAGATAGAAAAGCAGCCCTTATAAAAGGCATAAAAAAGCTAGAAGCCCGCAATAAAAAAGAGAAAGATTATTTTTAGATAAAGATAATCTTGCTAACTTTAAAGCTATGCGCAAGCAAAATGGTACTGATGAGAAATTTTGCTTCTAAATAGCGAGAAAAACTGAAAATTTGCTTGTAAATTTAGCTTTTTCTTTATGCTAAAAGGGCAAATTTACAAGCTATCTCTATTTTAGATGATAAATTTTAGCTCACTACAAATCTGCTTAAATTTCGCTCTTTTTCGTAAGAGTAGCAAAACCACAAAAATGAGAATAAAAAATGACTTTAAAATTTGGCGAACTTGAAAAAGTTACAACAGATGATGGCTTTATCTGGTATGCCCAGACAGAGCTAAAAAGCGAAATTTTTGGCCAAGTGCTCTTTTGCCTTATCTCGGCAAATGGGACAGATGTGGACGATAAAACGATTTTGCTTGCACAGCGTATCGCTCAGGATATTGACCGGCATATAAAAGATGCGCTTACGTTTTTACGAGATGAGCTTAAGCAAAAATGCTTTTTGAGCAAGGACGAGCTTAGAGCGCTTGATGTGCCAGTTTGCGATCTGCCGTTTAGCTCGCCTCAATGCACCTTTTATGTGCAAGATAGGCAGTGGCTGATGAGATTTGCTGAGGGTGCGCTTGATATTTGCGAACCTTTCGGTATTGGGGTGATTTTTGAAGGTGAAAAGCCATTGTATTTAGAAAATTTAGAGCTTAGCCAGGAGTGCTAATCGCGGATAAATTTTACTTTTAAACGGTGAGATAAATTTGGTTGCTGTTTTAGGTTTTAGTCCAAAACAGCAAAAATTTGTATTTATGCGTTGCAGCAGCAATAATCACTTGGATCTTTTTCTTTTGTGACCCTAGCTCTTAAGTCGTGACGGATGATCTCTATCGACCAGAACCATATCATGTGGCCGACAAATTCAGATACATGCTCGTACCAAGGAAGTGTCCAAAGTGGTGGAGTAAGCCCCAAAATAGGTAGTGCGATCACGTGAACAGCGATATTTACGATAACGCCAACTAGTAAGCCTTGCCATATTGTAATCTTTGGAAATTTCTCAGCCAAAACACAATAAGCAACCGCAAAAACTATCGAAAATAATATATGCGTCATCATTACGTAGTTAAACGCATGCCCTGCAAACTCGTAAATAGCGGCATTTGGATCGGCCACTCCCAAATAATCTCTTAAAAATACATAAGGCGGATTTAAGAAATTTCTAGAGCAATCGATCGCATCGGCTGCTCTAATAGCACTTTCTGGCCCGCAAGCAGCGTTAAACATATCCATCGGACTTCTTGGAGGAAGTGGGAATTCCGCTCCCCATTTGACAAAGGCTGAGACAACGCCAGCGATAAGGCCGATCAATGCAGCTAAAGCAAATCTAGGTTTTGTTGCTAAATTTGACATTTAAACTCCTTCTTTAAATTTGCAAAATCTTATTGCAATTTACTTTATGATAAGATTAATCATTATTAAAAATATAAAAATATTTAAAAATTTTAATGGACTTAAAATCATAAAATTTTTAGCCATTTTTGGCTAGACTAAGAAAAATTTAAAGGAGAATAAATGTCTAAAGAGTTTAAAGATGCAAATGAATTTAAGGAATTTTTTGAAGAATTTAGAAAAAAAGATGGTTACAAAGATCCGCTTGCTTTTGGTATCGCTAGGATCGATCGTGGACAAAAAAATACAGATAAAATTTTGCAAGCGACTTTTGCTGTTGTGAATTACAACGAGAGCTTTTTAAGCGCAGCTGCTTATATCTATGCCTTGCAAAAATGTGATGTTAAGGTTGATTTTAATGGCTCCGAATTTGTAGCTGATCTTACACCAAAAGTGGTGAAAAAAGCTAGCAAGCTCTTTAGTGTTTTTGAAAAAGAGATAAGCTCTCATAAAAATGTACAAAATTTGCATGCCGTAAAAATGGCATTTGATGACGATCTTGAACTAAATGAGAATAAATTTAAGCTTGTGTTTTTGTTTGATGATGCAAAACCACTTAGCGTAGAGGCCGTATATCTCAAGCTTTACTTGATATCGCTTGGCAAAGTCGCACCTAGAACGATCGTGCTTGATGGAGCTTTTGGTGTGTTACCAAATGTTGCATGGACTAGCCAAAATACGCCAATTGAGCTTGAATGGCTAAGAGAAAATGAAATTTCTCTAAAGATGTTTGGCGAATATCCAGCGATCGTTAGTGTCGATAAATTTCCAAGATTTTTAAGCCATATCATCCCAGCTGATAACACGAGAATTTTAGACTCAGCCAAGGTTCGCATGGGAGCTGCCGTGTATTCTGGCACAGTCGTTATGCCTGGTGCTGCTTACATCAACTTTAACGCAGGTACAACTGGTGGCGTGATGGTTGAAGGTAGGGTTAGCAGCTCTGTCGTAGTTGGCGAGGGTAGCGACGTAGGCGGAGGGGCAAGCATACTTGGCGTGCTAAGTGGCACAAACGGCAATCCTGTAAGCATCGGCAAACACTGCTTGCTTGGCGCAAACTCAGTCACAGGCGTACCTCTTGGCGATAACTGCATCGTGGATGCTGGCATAGCGGTGCTTGAGGGCACAAAGGTCTATATATCAGCTAGCGAGCGCGAAAAGTTAGCTAAGCTAAATCCAGAGTTTAAATTTGAAGCTGAAATTTATAAAGCACTTGAGCTTGGCGGGCTAAATGGACTTCATTTTAGACAAAATAGCCAAACAGGCCAGATCACTGCAAGTGCGAGCAAAAGGGCGATCAAGCTAAATGAGGCACTTCATTAAAAGGAGCTAGTATGAAAGTTGGCATTTTGATGTTTGACAAGCTAAATCTACTAAGCTTTGCCAAAATTTATGATTTTTTACATAAATTTGAGGATTTTAATATCAAGACCTACGCCCTAAAGCCTGAGGTTGTCGATGAATTTGGCGTCAGGCTTCATCCAGAAATTTATGCTGAGAGCCTTTATGGTGTGGATATCTTAATCGTGCCAGATGGCGTTGGAGCACTTGGATTAAGATACGATGAGATATTTTTAAGCTGGGTTAAAAGCTCAGCTAGTGCGAAATTTAAGATAGGTTTTGATCTTGGAGTGCTCATCCTTGGTGGGGCTGGATTTTTAGAAGACAGAGAGGCTTGCATAAGGGGCGGATACAAAAATGCACTTAGTGACTACTGCGATGTTAATGATGCCAAGATGTGCGAAAGTAGGGGTGTCATAAGCGTTAGTGAATTTGATGATAGAATCAAAGAACAGCTGACAACGATGCTGGGTAAAGATAAAATTTAAGAGTCTTGAGCTTTAAATTTTTTAGTTTAGTGGGTTAGAAAAAGGCTTTAATATAACGCTTTTAATTAAACATCTCTTTTGCGCTTAAAGAGAAAATGCCAACAAGATCGACAACATCTACTTTTTGATTTTTAATATTGTGCATCATTTTAAAATGCTCAAGTGTGATATTCTTATTCTTTTTACTTAACTCATTAAGTTTTTAGTCACATCAAAAATGATATCTATGCCACCATTTTTTATTGTCATAGTAAAGTATAAAATTTTAAACTAAAGCTAGACAAATTTTAGCTGGGTTGCGCTCTTGCAAGAACAATATTTCATAAATTTTAATGCAAAATATCAAATAAAATTTAACTAGCCAGTGTTTGCTGGCCAGTTAAATTATTCGACAGTCACGCTTTTTGCGAGATTTCTTGGCATATCGACGTTGTTGCCAAGTCTAACAGAAATTTCAAGAGCAAGTAGCTGAAGTACAAGCATCATCTCGAAAAATTCGCTCATATAGTGATCTTGCGCGCTTGTTTTTACGTAGTCATCGCTTAGCTCAAACTCAAGTGGGCTTATCGCTAGTATGTAAGCATCTCTTGCGGCAAGCTCTTCGACATTGCTCTTTGTCTTTTCGTATAACAAATTTTGAGGCATTAAAGCGATCGTAAATAGCTTCTCATCTGCAAGCGCGATAGGACCGTGTTTCATCTCGCCTGATGGATAGCCCTCGGCGTGAAGATATGAAATTTCTTTAAGCTTTAACGCGCCTTCTAATGCTAGCGGATAGAAGATATCTCTACCGATAAAGAAGAAGCCATGACCGTGCAAATAATGCTTGCTTAGGCGGTGAAGCTTCTCTTGAAGAGAGTTATTGATATTTAAAATTTGTGGGATGTGAAGAAGCGTTTTGATCTCGTGATCAAGCTCTTTTTTGCTGATAGACTCTTTTGCTGATGCCATTTGAAGCACAAGCATCCAAAGTACGATGATCTGCGTTGCAAAGGCCTTTGTGCTTGCCACACCTTTTTCGATGCCAGCACGAGTTAGAAGTGTATTGTCAGCTAGCCTAACGATAGATGAGTTATCGACGTTGCAAATCGCAAGCGTTCTAAGCCCAGCCTCTTTTGCTATCCTAAGTGCCTCAAGAGTATCGGCTGTCTCGCCACTTTGTGAGATGACGATGAAGAGCGAGTTCTTGTTTAGATAAGGCTTTCTATATCTAAATTCGCTTGCCACTTCAACCTTTGTTCTAACTTTAGCAAGTCTTTCAAAAAGATAGCTTGCAACAAGTGCCGCATGATAGCTCGTACCACACGCACAAAGCACGATATCATCGATACTTTTTAGATATTCATCGTCTAAATTTTCAAGGGTGACTTTGTGGTTTTTAACCCTGCCCATGATGGTTTCAGATACGACTGCACCTTGCTCGTAAATTTCTTTCTCCATAAAAAATGTATAGCCCTCTTTTTGGGCATAACTTTTGTCTTTTGGCAGAGCATTAAACGTTATGCTCGCCTTTTTGCCGTGTTTAAAAACAGCAATCTCGTCTAAGCTCACGTAGCCGTAATTGTTGTCATCAAGATATGCCACCTCTGTTGCATTGCCGATAAGTGGAGCGTCAGATGAAGCAAAATATAGCTCTTTTTCATTACTCTTTCCTATTGCCATAGGAGCGGCATCTTTTGCAAAAAATATCTTATCAGGCGCAGTTTTGGTGATAAGTAGCGTCGCGTATGCACCTCTTAGTTTTGCGATAGTTGCCTCATAAGCTTTAAATGGATCTTTTTTCTCTTTTAAAATTTCTTCAAAAAGGTGCACGATCACCTCAGTATCGGTTTGGCTGACAAATTTCACGCCCTTTGCTTCAAGCTCATCTTTAAGCTCTTTATAGTTTTCGATGATGCCATTGTGAACGACAAATGAGTGCTCGCCAAGGTGCGGATGAGCGTTTATCTCAGTTGGTTTGCCATGCGTCGCCCAGCGTGTGTGACCTATCGCCACGCCAAAGCCAGTTGATGTAAAGTCCTTTGTCTTTAGGGCTAAATTTTCAAGCTTACCGACAGCCTTAAAAAAGTCGATTTTGTCATCACTCATCACAGCCATGCCAGCGCTGTCATATCCTCGGTACTCAAGCTCTTTTAGACCGCTTAAAATGACCTCTTTTTTCTCTTTATCTCCGATGTATCCTACGATTCCACACATTTTTTTACTCACTTATTAATAAATTTAATATCTCTTCGCCTTTGCTCTCAAGTCGCTCGTTTTTCTCGATCAAAAAGAGATTTCTTGTTCTATTTTTGACCGTTTGGATTCTAGCACTCGTGACTTGAAAATGAAGCCTATCAAAAACACTCATCACATAAGCCATTAGCCCACGCTGGTCTTTTGCGTTGATGCTAAGTTTGGCGTAATCTTTTGAGTGATTTAGCTCGAAGTTTATCTCATCTTTGTTAATGTTTGGTTTCAAAGGATCTTTTAAAACCTCGCTATTTAGTGATCTTAGAGCTAAATTTTTAGTAATTTCAAGCTCCTCTTTTTTAACATTTTGGTTAAAATCAAGTCTGATATAAAATTTTTTCTCAAATAGCTCAAAAATTTCCATGTATGCCAAGTCAAATTTAGCAAATTCATAGAGCAGGGCACTTAAATTTAGGCTCTTTTTTGTATAGATCTGAATGCTTAAATTTTTAGAGTTATTTATAAAAATTTCTGTCGCATCTAAGCTATCTGCAACCTTGCTTAAATTTATGATCTCATTTGCACTATATTTTATAAAGACAAGATTTGATGTGATTTTAAAAATTTTCTCTTGCAAGCTTGACTCAAGCGCCAAAAACTCGCTATTTCGTTTTATAGACTGCTCTTTTTTTACTCGCCTTGTCGCTTCGTCTAGTAAATTTTCATCGCTAAATGCACTAAGAGAAATTTCATAAAGCTCTCTTAAAAGTTTAGCTGTGTAGGCGTTATAAAGTCTCTCATTTGTTGCATTTATCACGCAGTAGCTAAGGATGTAAAGCAGTTTTAAAACCTGCTTGTCGCCAAGCTTTGAGATAAAAGCAAATATAACGCGTTGCGAATAAATGTCCTCTCTGTTTGAGACATTGCTCATTAGCGTGTGGTATTTTATCAAGATGACGCCGATATTTACGGCTTTTTGGCTTAAATTTAGCTTGTTTGCGTATGCTCTAAAGATATTTGCGCCGATATTTGCGTGGTCTTTGCCAAGCCCCTTGCCAACGTCGTGCATTAAAGTCACGATCTTTAGCATCGTCTTGCCCTCCAAGCAAAGCTCGGTATAGAGATTTTTTATGAATTTATCTTTTATATTTTCAAGAAATTTTACACTTAAAATACTATGCTCATCGACCGTAAATTCGTGATAGCCGTCGTACTGAGCTAGCTGGCTAATATGCTCCATTGGTTTTATTAAAATTTGTATCATTTGCGCATCTAGCAATGACTTTAAAATTGCGTAGGAATTTTTTCTTAAAAATATCTTTTTAAACTCGCTTATAGCACACTCTAAGTCACTTTTTGTGATGATGGCTCGCTTGATGTAAAAGATCGCGCTTATATCAAATTTATAATCCACATCTTTTAGTTCTAAAAGCTCGGTTATTAGATTTTCAATGAGAGCTGGCTTTTTATGAAGCGGTACGTAGATAACGCCATTTATCTCGTAAAAGCCATTTTTTAGCCTTGCAAATTTTCTCTGATCAAAATTTAGCTCGCTTTTAAAAAATGGCCTACAAAGAGAAGCTACGATAAACCTCGAATAAATAGCAACATTATTCATTGAGCTTAGCATCTTTTGGCTGATAACGCTTTCGTTATCTTGAAGCTTTTTAGACTTTGTTTGCATGAAATTTGTCGTGATCTCAACGCTTGAAGCGCTAAAAGTATCAGAATTTTGCGTCAAATTTAA contains:
- a CDS encoding HD domain-containing protein, translating into MLADKSTKNSDNYLKIKEKFLDFKANLPKHFQKNQGRNFANFLAKEYDDFIKSYLNETMREFFDDFVPQNDSFAFSVLATGKYAQTLLSANSELEILLVYKNLKGYNIKNFLKEFSEILSSSGINFYIKSVELDEIFTNYKDDLKFKSETSQVRYICGSKSLYRLVKSEIVKLKEFDKKAFLNYHLKVFLPFSSISYLAQEPNLKSGFGGIDEIYHLNCILNCLDSDISVRSQALKVMNEKEIASFNLNVDFLLSLLTTLNLTQNSDTFSASSVEITTNFMQTKSKKLQDNESVISQKMLSSMNNVAIYSRFIVASLCRPFFKSELNFDQRKFARLKNGFYEINGVIYVPLHKKPALIENLITELLELKDVDYKFDISAIFYIKRAIITKSDLECAISEFKKIFLRKNSYAILKSLLDAQMIQILIKPMEHISQLAQYDGYHEFTVDEHSILSVKFLENIKDKFIKNLYTELCLEGKTMLKIVTLMHDVGKGLGKDHANIGANIFRAYANKLNLSQKAVNIGVILIKYHTLMSNVSNREDIYSQRVIFAFISKLGDKQVLKLLYILSYCVINATNERLYNAYTAKLLRELYEISLSAFSDENLLDEATRRVKKEQSIKRNSEFLALESSLQEKIFKITSNLVFIKYSANEIINLSKVADSLDATEIFINNSKNLSIQIYTKKSLNLSALLYEFAKFDLAYMEIFELFEKKFYIRLDFNQNVKKEELEITKNLALRSLNSEVLKDPLKPNINKDEINFELNHSKDYAKLSINAKDQRGLMAYVMSVFDRLHFQVTSARIQTVKNRTRNLFLIEKNERLESKGEEILNLLISE
- a CDS encoding 2,3,4,5-tetrahydropyridine-2,6-carboxylate N-succinyltransferase; this encodes MSKEFKDANEFKEFFEEFRKKDGYKDPLAFGIARIDRGQKNTDKILQATFAVVNYNESFLSAAAYIYALQKCDVKVDFNGSEFVADLTPKVVKKASKLFSVFEKEISSHKNVQNLHAVKMAFDDDLELNENKFKLVFLFDDAKPLSVEAVYLKLYLISLGKVAPRTIVLDGAFGVLPNVAWTSQNTPIELEWLRENEISLKMFGEYPAIVSVDKFPRFLSHIIPADNTRILDSAKVRMGAAVYSGTVVMPGAAYINFNAGTTGGVMVEGRVSSSVVVGEGSDVGGGASILGVLSGTNGNPVSIGKHCLLGANSVTGVPLGDNCIVDAGIAVLEGTKVYISASEREKLAKLNPEFKFEAEIYKALELGGLNGLHFRQNSQTGQITASASKRAIKLNEALH
- a CDS encoding ACT domain-containing protein yields the protein MKAIVTVVGKDRVGIVAGVSAKLSELGLNIDDISQTILDEFFTMMAVVSSDENKDFTALRAELNELGESLKVKINIQSSAIFDAMHTI
- the glmS gene encoding glutamine--fructose-6-phosphate transaminase (isomerizing), which produces MCGIVGYIGDKEKKEVILSGLKELEYRGYDSAGMAVMSDDKIDFFKAVGKLENLALKTKDFTSTGFGVAIGHTRWATHGKPTEINAHPHLGEHSFVVHNGIIENYKELKDELEAKGVKFVSQTDTEVIVHLFEEILKEKKDPFKAYEATIAKLRGAYATLLITKTAPDKIFFAKDAAPMAIGKSNEKELYFASSDAPLIGNATEVAYLDDNNYGYVSLDEIAVFKHGKKASITFNALPKDKSYAQKEGYTFFMEKEIYEQGAVVSETIMGRVKNHKVTLENLDDEYLKSIDDIVLCACGTSYHAALVASYLFERLAKVRTKVEVASEFRYRKPYLNKNSLFIVISQSGETADTLEALRIAKEAGLRTLAICNVDNSSIVRLADNTLLTRAGIEKGVASTKAFATQIIVLWMLVLQMASAKESISKKELDHEIKTLLHIPQILNINNSLQEKLHRLSKHYLHGHGFFFIGRDIFYPLALEGALKLKEISYLHAEGYPSGEMKHGPIALADEKLFTIALMPQNLLYEKTKSNVEELAARDAYILAISPLEFELSDDYVKTSAQDHYMSEFFEMMLVLQLLALEISVRLGNNVDMPRNLAKSVTVE
- a CDS encoding YagU family protein, with amino-acid sequence MSNLATKPRFALAALIGLIAGVVSAFVKWGAEFPLPPRSPMDMFNAACGPESAIRAADAIDCSRNFLNPPYVFLRDYLGVADPNAAIYEFAGHAFNYVMMTHILFSIVFAVAYCVLAEKFPKITIWQGLLVGVIVNIAVHVIALPILGLTPPLWTLPWYEHVSEFVGHMIWFWSIEIIRHDLRARVTKEKDPSDYCCCNA
- a CDS encoding Mrp/NBP35 family ATP-binding protein, giving the protein MLNKEEVLNRLRGVIYPGFEKDIVSFGFVKNVEIGEKILIEVEIVSSNPDVANELKTDIKRVMGSNEYVLNLIQPKIPEEKSNTQSGKNIAPQVKNFVMVSSGKGGVGKSTTTLNLAISMAKLGKKVGILDADIYGPNIPRMLGEVNTQPQVVGNKLKPILSHGVEMMSMGVLMEEGMSLIWRGSMIMKAIEQLLKDVLWSELDVLFLDMPPGTGDAQLTLAQSVPVTAGVCVTTPQVVALDDSKRALDMFEKLHIPIAGVIENMSGFICPDNGKEYDIFGKGTTEEVAKAYNTQILAEIPIEPAVRVGGDSGKPVSFYEPNSVTAKRYESAAARLWEIIENINNGGGADNSAIQPVNDGKSACSK
- a CDS encoding PFL family protein, giving the protein MDIKNVTETISMIEEQNFDIRTITMGISLLDCIDPDINKACDKIYAKITTKAKDLVKVGNEISAELGIPIVNKRVSVTPISIIGAATDAKDYVMIAKTLDRAAIEVGIDFIGGFSALVQKGYQKGDEILINSIPQALSQTSKVCASVNVGSTKTGINMSAVRDMGRIIKETAAASRMGCAKLVVFANAVEDNPFMAGAFHGVGEADVVINVGVSGPGVVKRALEKVRGESFDVVAETVKKTAFKITRIGQLVGQMASERLGVKFGIVDLSLAPTPAVGDSVARVLEEMGLEAVGTHGTTAALALLNDAVKKGGVMACNQVGGLSGAFIPVSEDEGMIAAVRAGSLNLEKLEAMTAICSVGLDMIAIPADAPSESIAAMIADEAAIGVINQKTTAVRIIPLGHEGDMIEFGGLLGRAPVMKINKASSADFIARGGQIPAPIHSFKN
- the thiC gene encoding phosphomethylpyrimidine synthase ThiC, giving the protein MRDKTQMYYARRGEITQEMSYVARIEGLSENLVMDGVAKGSIIIPSNINHKNLKPMGIGRKLKTKINANIGNSSLSSDICAELRKLEICLEFGADTVMDLSTDGDLDAIRSAIIEHSSVPIGTVPMYEILKEAKEVTNITNELILEILEKQARQGVSYFTIHAGFLREFLPLVKKRKMGIVSRGGSLSASYMSKLNRQNPFYEIFDQILEICAKYDVSLSLGDGLRPGCLYDATDEAQLSELKVLGELTLRAWQKDVQVMIEGPGHVPLSQIEYNMKIEQELCHDAPFYVLGPLVSDIGAGYDHITSAIGGTMAAYHGASMLCYVTQKEHLGLPNENDVREGIVAHKIAAHAADVALGKAGAIEKDHAMSDARYAFDWNKQFELSFDPKKARELHDESLPEDAFKSAHFCSMCGPKFCAYKISKDLEKGEKC